One Leisingera sp. M658 genomic window carries:
- the asd gene encoding archaetidylserine decarboxylase (Phosphatidylserine decarboxylase is synthesized as a single chain precursor. Generation of the pyruvoyl active site from a Ser is coupled to cleavage of a Gly-Ser bond between the larger (beta) and smaller (alpha chains). It is an integral membrane protein.): MKRDPILVVDRDTGETFEEAVLGEKWIRWAYQNASARPIEKLLFRSPLISRLMGIWFNSRFSKSKIKAVIEDLSIDMTEASADTESFSCFNEFFVRHLKPEVRPFSTATKDVVSPADGRVLVFPELAGDIFVPVKGHPMSVRTMLPGIADRFIGGALAIVRLCPADYHRYHFPAAGRINGAQDIAGALHSVNPIALGAGPDVFGENKRSWTLIETETLGTYCFVEVGAFGVGSIVNTRTAGDVQKMDEKGYFKFGGSTVVVVFEPGKVRFSDDLVANSAKGRETLVKVGQPFATAVNA, translated from the coding sequence ATGAAGCGCGATCCCATTCTTGTTGTTGACCGCGACACCGGCGAGACCTTTGAAGAGGCCGTGCTCGGCGAGAAATGGATTCGCTGGGCCTATCAGAACGCCAGTGCCCGGCCCATCGAGAAACTGCTGTTTCGATCGCCCCTTATCAGCCGCCTGATGGGCATCTGGTTCAACTCGCGGTTCTCCAAGAGCAAGATCAAGGCGGTGATAGAAGACCTGTCGATCGACATGACCGAAGCTTCTGCCGACACTGAGAGTTTCTCCTGTTTCAATGAATTCTTTGTCCGCCATCTGAAACCCGAAGTGCGCCCCTTCAGCACCGCCACCAAGGACGTTGTCTCCCCTGCCGATGGCCGGGTGCTGGTGTTCCCGGAATTGGCCGGGGACATATTTGTGCCCGTCAAAGGCCACCCGATGTCCGTCCGCACCATGCTGCCGGGCATCGCCGATCGCTTCATCGGCGGCGCCCTGGCCATCGTGCGGCTGTGCCCGGCGGACTATCACAGATACCACTTTCCTGCCGCTGGCCGGATCAATGGCGCCCAGGACATTGCCGGCGCGCTGCATTCGGTGAACCCGATTGCGCTGGGGGCCGGGCCGGATGTGTTCGGCGAGAACAAACGCAGCTGGACCCTGATCGAGACCGAAACGCTGGGCACCTATTGTTTTGTCGAGGTCGGCGCCTTTGGTGTCGGCAGCATCGTCAACACCCGTACCGCTGGCGACGTGCAGAAGATGGACGAGAAGGGTTATTTCAAATTCGGCGGCTCCACCGTGGTGGTGGTGTTTGAGCCCGGCAAGGTCCGTTTCTCCGACGATCTGGTGGCAAACAGCGCCAAAGGCCGGGAGACGCTGGTGAAAGTCGGTCAGCCCTTTGCCACTGCGGTTAACGCTTAG
- a CDS encoding PaaI family thioesterase, with protein sequence MTLAFDVAGLTDYLHEIFPQVKDDFAIDAMDEQGLRMRLLTAERHLRPGGTVSGPSMFALADCAIYALLLSRLGREALAVTTNCSLDFMRKPVAGADIIAEARLLKLGRVLAVADVLMYSEGLAEPVARASMTYSIPPKR encoded by the coding sequence ATGACGCTGGCATTTGATGTCGCAGGTCTGACGGATTACCTGCACGAGATTTTTCCGCAGGTAAAAGACGATTTCGCCATCGACGCTATGGATGAGCAGGGCCTGCGGATGCGGCTTTTGACAGCCGAGCGGCATTTGCGGCCCGGCGGCACGGTATCGGGCCCGTCGATGTTTGCGCTGGCCGATTGCGCGATCTATGCGCTGCTCCTGTCGCGATTGGGGCGCGAGGCGCTGGCCGTCACCACCAATTGTTCGCTGGATTTCATGCGCAAACCCGTGGCCGGCGCGGATATTATCGCCGAGGCGCGGCTGTTGAAGCTGGGCCGGGTTTTGGCGGTTGCCGATGTGCTGATGTATTCCGAGGGGCTGGCAGAGCCGGTGGCGCGCGCCAGCATGACATATTCGATCCCGCCTAAGCGTTAA
- a CDS encoding enoyl-CoA hydratase gives MTILERHDTGGIARLKMNTPEKLNALSDEMLAALQAQIDALREDSSIKVVILSGTGKGFCAGHDIKQMTAGRAAADGGKAYFQDLFARCTSVMTGLQSLPQVVIAQVHGIATAAGCQLVASCDLAVAAEDTKFGVNGVNIGLFCSTPMVALSRNIPRKQAFELLTTGEFINAARAVDLGLANRAVPLEELEDETARLAETIAAKLGSAVKIGKQAFYEQLQMPLDQAYAYTSGVIVENLMYRDTIEGMAAFIEKRAPDWQES, from the coding sequence ATGACAATTCTGGAACGTCACGACACGGGCGGCATTGCCCGGCTGAAGATGAACACGCCGGAAAAACTGAACGCCCTGTCGGACGAGATGCTGGCGGCCCTGCAGGCGCAGATCGACGCCCTGCGCGAAGACAGCAGTATCAAGGTGGTGATCCTGTCCGGCACCGGCAAAGGGTTCTGTGCGGGCCATGACATCAAACAGATGACCGCAGGCCGCGCCGCGGCGGACGGCGGCAAGGCTTACTTTCAAGACCTGTTTGCCCGCTGCACCAGCGTGATGACAGGGCTGCAGTCGCTGCCCCAGGTGGTGATTGCCCAGGTCCATGGTATCGCCACGGCAGCAGGCTGCCAGCTGGTTGCCTCTTGCGATCTGGCGGTGGCGGCAGAGGACACCAAATTCGGCGTCAATGGGGTGAACATCGGGTTGTTCTGCTCCACACCGATGGTGGCCCTGTCCCGCAATATCCCGCGCAAGCAGGCGTTTGAGCTGCTGACCACCGGCGAATTCATCAATGCCGCCCGCGCGGTGGACCTGGGTCTGGCCAACCGCGCCGTACCGCTGGAGGAGCTGGAGGACGAAACCGCCCGGCTGGCGGAAACCATCGCCGCGAAACTCGGCTCTGCTGTGAAAATCGGCAAACAGGCATTTTATGAGCAGCTGCAAATGCCGCTGGATCAGGCCTATGCCTATACCAGCGGAGTGATTGTCGAAAATCTGATGTACCGCGACACCATCGAAGGCATGGCCGCCTTTATCGAAAAACGCGCCCCCGACTGGCAGGAAAGCTGA
- the trmFO gene encoding methylenetetrahydrofolate--tRNA-(uracil(54)-C(5))-methyltransferase (FADH(2)-oxidizing) TrmFO translates to MTDHSAQTLHIVGGGMAGSEAAWQAANMGVSVVIHEMRPKVETFAHQTGNLGEMVCSNSFRSDDDEQNAVGLLHWEMRAAGGLIMATADKHRLPAGGALAVDRDPFAETVTAKLKAHPNVSVSYEEITELPVDGHWIFATGPLTSPELGQAIQAETGAEALAFFDAIAPIVYAESIDMSQAWMQSRYDKGETEEERTAYLNCPMDKDQYEAFIDALLSADKTEFHEGETAGYFDGCLPIEVMADRGRETLRFGPMKPVGLTNPHQPDVKAHAVVQLRRDNALGTLFNIVGFQTKMKYGAQTDVFKMIPGLENASFARLGGIHRNTFLNSPTLLDAQMRLKSKPNIRFAGQITGVEGYVESAAMGLLAGRLAAAEILGQDLPEVPQDSAMGALIHHITGGAEAKTFQPMNVNFGLFRPVDGLKGGRRGRKDRYKAYTDRAKDVWQQWLSNFS, encoded by the coding sequence ATGACAGATCATTCGGCACAGACATTGCATATCGTGGGCGGCGGCATGGCCGGGTCCGAGGCTGCCTGGCAGGCGGCGAACATGGGCGTATCCGTGGTGATCCACGAAATGCGCCCCAAGGTTGAGACCTTTGCCCATCAGACCGGCAACCTGGGCGAGATGGTCTGTTCCAACTCCTTCCGCTCGGATGATGACGAACAGAACGCTGTAGGCCTGCTGCATTGGGAAATGCGCGCAGCAGGCGGGTTGATCATGGCCACAGCGGACAAACACCGTCTGCCCGCCGGCGGTGCGCTGGCGGTGGACCGCGATCCCTTTGCCGAAACTGTGACGGCTAAGCTGAAGGCGCATCCGAATGTGTCGGTCTCTTACGAAGAGATCACTGAACTGCCTGTGGACGGCCACTGGATCTTTGCCACCGGCCCGCTGACATCACCGGAACTGGGGCAGGCAATCCAGGCGGAAACCGGCGCCGAGGCACTGGCGTTTTTCGATGCCATCGCGCCGATTGTCTATGCGGAAAGCATCGACATGTCCCAGGCCTGGATGCAGTCGCGCTATGACAAGGGCGAGACCGAGGAAGAACGCACCGCCTACCTCAACTGCCCGATGGACAAGGACCAGTACGAAGCCTTTATCGACGCATTATTGTCAGCTGACAAAACTGAGTTTCACGAGGGCGAGACCGCCGGGTACTTCGACGGCTGCCTGCCGATTGAAGTGATGGCAGATCGCGGCCGCGAGACGCTGCGCTTTGGCCCCATGAAGCCGGTGGGTCTGACCAATCCGCATCAGCCTGACGTCAAGGCCCATGCGGTGGTGCAACTGCGCCGCGACAACGCGCTGGGGACGCTGTTCAACATCGTCGGTTTCCAGACCAAGATGAAATATGGTGCCCAGACAGACGTGTTCAAGATGATCCCCGGGCTGGAGAACGCCAGCTTTGCCCGCCTCGGCGGCATCCACCGCAACACGTTTTTGAACTCACCCACTCTGCTGGATGCGCAGATGCGGCTGAAATCCAAGCCCAACATCCGCTTTGCCGGCCAGATCACCGGCGTCGAGGGCTACGTGGAAAGTGCAGCAATGGGCCTGCTGGCAGGCCGGCTGGCTGCTGCGGAAATCCTTGGTCAGGACCTGCCAGAAGTTCCGCAGGACAGTGCCATGGGCGCGCTGATCCATCACATCACCGGCGGCGCCGAGGCCAAGACGTTTCAGCCGATGAACGTGAACTTCGGCCTGTTCCGTCCGGTTGATGGTCTGAAGGGCGGCCGCCGCGGCCGCAAGGACCGCTACAAGGCCTATACCGACCGCGCCAAGGATGTCTGGCAACAGTGGCTCAGCAACTTTTCCTAG
- a CDS encoding class I SAM-dependent methyltransferase, with the protein MSEKFLDKAYDLETPEATLEHYNQWAASYDAEIAENGYATPGRIAEALAKFRPDMSVPVLDFGCGTGLSGLALRLQGFDTVDGMEPSDEMLTQARSKGVYRTLTQIDVMDSKPIPQGAYRQITGCGVLGTGAAPPAVFDMILHALPRGGLFAFSYNDHALEDRAYTGKLNEWLDCSAARLLFREHGDHLPGINLKSTVYVIEKA; encoded by the coding sequence ATGAGCGAAAAGTTTCTGGACAAGGCCTACGACCTTGAAACACCGGAAGCGACCCTGGAGCACTACAACCAATGGGCCGCTTCCTACGACGCCGAGATCGCCGAGAACGGTTACGCCACACCGGGCCGTATCGCCGAAGCCTTGGCAAAGTTCCGGCCGGACATGAGTGTGCCTGTTCTCGATTTCGGCTGTGGCACCGGCCTGTCAGGCCTGGCCCTGCGGTTGCAAGGGTTTGACACCGTGGATGGTATGGAACCGTCTGACGAAATGCTCACCCAGGCCCGCAGCAAGGGCGTCTACCGCACATTGACACAGATTGATGTCATGGACAGCAAGCCGATCCCGCAAGGCGCCTACCGCCAGATCACCGGCTGCGGCGTTCTGGGCACTGGCGCAGCCCCGCCAGCGGTATTCGACATGATCCTGCATGCCTTGCCGCGCGGCGGGCTGTTTGCCTTTTCCTACAATGATCACGCGCTGGAAGACCGGGCCTATACCGGCAAACTCAATGAATGGCTGGACTGTTCGGCCGCCCGGCTGTTATTCCGGGAGCACGGCGACCACCTCCCTGGAATCAACTTGAAGTCCACCGTATATGTAATTGAAAAAGCGTGA
- the gluQRS gene encoding tRNA glutamyl-Q(34) synthetase GluQRS — protein MTFTTRFAPSPTGPLHLGHAYSAILAHDMAIAEGGSFLLRIEDIDQSRARPEWEAQIYEDLSWLGLSWQVPAIRQSDRTELYKGALSALAEMDVLFPCWCKRADIETAASAPQEGVPRFGADGLVYPGTCRWRKTAHAVSNDVLRLNIEKAMECPQVPEQLSWHETGQGRNEIRTYQTACLPQDAGDVILRRKGMDASYHLSVVLDDTDQNVTHVVRGADLEEATPIHALLQRLLGLPTPIYHHHHLIRDDQGKRLAKRDDARAIAKYRAEGATPQDIREMVGLPLLSG, from the coding sequence GTGACATTCACCACCCGTTTTGCGCCATCTCCAACCGGACCGCTGCATCTGGGCCACGCCTATTCCGCCATCCTGGCGCATGATATGGCGATAGCGGAAGGCGGCAGCTTTCTGCTGCGTATCGAAGATATCGACCAATCCCGCGCGCGCCCCGAATGGGAGGCGCAGATCTATGAAGACCTCAGCTGGCTAGGACTGTCTTGGCAAGTCCCCGCTATACGTCAATCAGATCGCACCGAACTCTACAAAGGAGCCCTGTCGGCTTTAGCAGAAATGGATGTCCTGTTCCCTTGCTGGTGCAAACGCGCTGACATCGAAACGGCGGCCTCAGCCCCGCAAGAAGGCGTGCCACGCTTCGGCGCTGACGGGCTGGTCTACCCCGGCACATGCCGCTGGCGGAAAACCGCACATGCTGTTTCCAATGACGTTCTTCGCCTGAATATCGAAAAGGCGATGGAGTGCCCTCAGGTTCCGGAACAGCTTAGCTGGCATGAGACAGGCCAAGGGAGAAACGAAATTCGAACCTATCAGACCGCTTGCTTGCCGCAGGATGCAGGCGACGTCATTCTACGCAGGAAAGGGATGGACGCCTCCTATCACCTATCAGTGGTTTTGGACGACACCGATCAAAACGTCACGCACGTCGTGCGCGGCGCTGACTTAGAAGAGGCAACGCCGATCCACGCCTTACTGCAACGCCTGCTGGGCCTTCCCACGCCCATCTACCACCACCATCATCTGATCCGCGACGACCAGGGCAAACGCCTCGCCAAACGCGACGATGCCCGCGCCATCGCCAAATACCGCGCCGAAGGCGCCACCCCGCAGGACATCCGCGAGATGGTGGGCCTGCCGCTTCTTTCTGGCTGA
- the hisI gene encoding phosphoribosyl-AMP cyclohydrolase, which produces MTIAASFDPASLVYNDAGLIPCIAQDEASGEVLMMAWMNADAVVRTLETRNVTYWSRSRQAFWVKGETSGHVQELIDLRVDCDRDCLLALVRQTGAACHTNRRTCFYTAVRGGEEIELMKPMG; this is translated from the coding sequence ATGACTATTGCCGCGTCCTTTGATCCCGCCAGCCTGGTGTACAATGATGCCGGGCTGATCCCTTGCATTGCGCAGGATGAGGCTTCGGGCGAAGTTCTGATGATGGCCTGGATGAATGCCGATGCGGTGGTCCGCACGCTGGAGACCAGGAACGTGACCTATTGGTCGCGGTCGCGCCAGGCATTTTGGGTGAAGGGGGAAACCTCGGGCCACGTGCAGGAACTGATAGACCTGCGGGTGGATTGCGACCGGGATTGCCTGCTGGCGCTGGTGCGTCAGACCGGGGCGGCCTGCCATACCAACCGGCGGACCTGTTTTTACACTGCGGTGCGCGGTGGCGAAGAGATTGAGCTGATGAAGCCGATGGGCTGA
- a CDS encoding iron-sulfur cluster assembly scaffold protein encodes MAGESDLIKLYSTRILALAADIPHLDRLESPSATVKKRSPLCGSAVTVDVSVEDGRIADFGQDVKACALGQASAAVVGAHVIGRSLEEIETARDQLKAMLTQNGPVPDAPFDGLEVLQPAREFKNRHASIMLALEATLEAMQTAAKERCA; translated from the coding sequence ATGGCTGGCGAAAGTGATCTGATCAAACTGTACTCCACCCGCATTCTGGCGCTGGCCGCGGATATCCCGCATCTCGACAGGCTTGAATCTCCCAGCGCCACAGTCAAGAAACGCTCGCCGCTTTGCGGTTCTGCCGTGACCGTCGATGTTTCTGTGGAAGACGGGAGAATCGCGGATTTCGGCCAGGACGTAAAGGCTTGCGCGCTGGGACAGGCCTCGGCGGCAGTGGTGGGTGCCCATGTCATCGGCCGCTCGCTGGAAGAGATTGAGACCGCCCGCGACCAGCTGAAGGCGATGCTGACCCAGAACGGCCCGGTGCCGGACGCGCCGTTTGACGGATTGGAAGTTCTGCAGCCTGCGCGCGAGTTTAAGAACCGCCACGCCTCGATCATGCTGGCGCTGGAGGCAACGCTGGAAGCCATGCAGACCGCCGCCAAGGAGCGCTGTGCCTGA
- the recG gene encoding ATP-dependent DNA helicase RecG has protein sequence MSGRPEILFPLFAGAETLQGVGPKTAQSLTQVEVETPRDLLFSLPYSVVDRRRRDTIRGVELPATLTVEVTIGSHRPARNRGGAYRIHVEDAETEFQLVFFHGRSRYLEAQLPEGARRVVSGKLELFDGLAQMVHPDHMLPVEEAHEIPEYEPVYSLTHGVTQKTMYKAAQSALSRMPELAEWIDPAQMLRENWPAWHDALYAAHAPQGPDDLGPQAPARARLAYDELFAHQLTLALARQTERKIRGIESQATGRLQSRVLKALPYRPTNAQARAIAEISADMATDKRMNRLLQGDVGSGKTLVAFMALLVAVEAGGQGVMMAPTGILAQQHMEGLAPLAEDAGVVIEILTGRDKGADRKAKLAALKRGDIHILVGTHAVFQQDVEFGDLRLAIVDEQHRFGVRQRMELAEKGKGADVLVMTATPIPRSLALAQYGDMDVSVLDEKPPGRKPVKTAVISTERMQEVVDHLRKAISEGRQCYWVCPLVDESELSDLTAAEERFKHLRAILGEGTVGLVHGQMPPADKDAAMAAFQEGRTKVLVATTVIEVGVNVPNASIMVIERAEIFGLAQLHQLRGRVGRGSAQSTCLLMYQPPLTEGGRKRLEVLRETEDGFRISETDLQMRGAGDMIGTAQSGLPRFRIADLERQAGLMAVAQSDARALLAADPKLDSPRGKAARVLLWLMKQDQAIRLITVG, from the coding sequence ATGAGCGGACGTCCCGAAATCCTGTTTCCGCTGTTTGCCGGAGCCGAAACCTTGCAAGGGGTTGGCCCGAAAACGGCGCAATCCCTTACTCAGGTAGAGGTCGAGACACCGCGTGACCTGTTGTTTTCGCTACCCTATTCGGTGGTGGACCGGCGGCGGCGCGATACCATCCGCGGGGTGGAACTGCCCGCAACACTGACGGTCGAGGTGACCATCGGCAGCCACCGCCCGGCCCGTAACCGGGGCGGTGCCTACCGGATCCATGTGGAGGATGCGGAAACCGAATTCCAACTTGTGTTCTTCCATGGCCGCAGCCGCTATCTGGAGGCTCAGCTGCCGGAGGGCGCGCGCCGGGTGGTCTCGGGCAAGTTGGAGCTGTTTGACGGGCTGGCCCAGATGGTGCACCCGGACCACATGCTGCCGGTTGAGGAAGCGCATGAGATCCCGGAGTATGAACCGGTCTACAGCCTGACCCACGGCGTCACCCAGAAGACCATGTATAAGGCGGCGCAAAGCGCGCTGTCGCGGATGCCGGAGCTGGCAGAATGGATCGACCCGGCGCAGATGCTTCGGGAAAACTGGCCCGCTTGGCATGATGCGCTGTATGCAGCGCATGCCCCGCAGGGCCCCGATGACCTTGGCCCGCAGGCACCGGCGCGGGCGCGGCTGGCGTATGACGAGTTGTTTGCCCATCAGCTGACCCTGGCGCTGGCCCGCCAGACCGAACGTAAAATTCGCGGCATTGAAAGCCAGGCCACCGGGCGGCTGCAATCCCGGGTGTTGAAGGCATTGCCGTACCGGCCGACAAATGCGCAGGCTCGTGCAATCGCGGAAATTTCGGCGGATATGGCGACGGACAAACGGATGAACCGGCTTTTGCAGGGCGATGTGGGTTCCGGCAAAACCTTGGTTGCTTTCATGGCTTTGCTGGTCGCTGTTGAAGCAGGCGGGCAGGGTGTGATGATGGCCCCCACGGGTATTCTGGCGCAGCAGCATATGGAAGGGCTTGCACCGCTGGCCGAGGACGCAGGTGTGGTGATTGAGATCCTTACCGGGCGCGACAAAGGGGCGGATCGTAAGGCCAAACTGGCGGCGCTGAAACGCGGTGACATTCACATTCTGGTCGGTACCCATGCGGTGTTCCAGCAAGATGTTGAATTCGGGGATTTGCGGCTGGCCATTGTCGATGAACAGCACCGCTTTGGCGTGCGCCAGCGGATGGAGCTTGCGGAAAAAGGCAAGGGCGCGGATGTGCTGGTGATGACCGCCACGCCGATCCCGCGTTCATTGGCACTGGCACAGTATGGCGACATGGATGTTTCGGTACTGGATGAGAAACCGCCGGGGCGCAAGCCAGTCAAGACCGCCGTGATCAGCACCGAGCGGATGCAGGAAGTGGTTGATCATCTGCGCAAAGCAATCAGTGAGGGACGCCAGTGCTACTGGGTTTGCCCGCTGGTCGATGAGTCTGAGCTGAGCGACCTGACAGCGGCGGAGGAACGGTTCAAGCATCTGCGGGCCATTCTGGGTGAGGGCACTGTGGGGCTGGTGCATGGCCAGATGCCGCCTGCGGACAAAGATGCGGCCATGGCTGCCTTTCAGGAGGGCAGAACCAAGGTTCTGGTGGCCACCACGGTGATTGAGGTGGGGGTGAACGTGCCGAATGCTTCGATCATGGTGATTGAGCGGGCCGAGATTTTCGGCCTTGCGCAGCTGCACCAGCTGCGCGGCCGGGTGGGACGGGGCAGTGCACAGTCAACCTGCCTGTTGATGTACCAGCCTCCGCTGACCGAGGGCGGGCGCAAACGGCTGGAAGTCTTACGCGAAACCGAAGACGGCTTTCGGATTTCGGAAACCGATCTGCAGATGCGCGGCGCGGGCGACATGATCGGCACCGCGCAATCCGGCCTGCCGCGGTTCCGTATTGCCGATTTGGAACGCCAGGCCGGGCTGATGGCGGTGGCGCAAAGCGACGCGCGGGCGCTGCTGGCCGCCGATCCCAAACTGGACAGCCCCCGCGGCAAGGCTGCGCGTGTTCTACTGTGGCTGATGAAGCAGGATCAGGCAATCCGTTTGATTACAGTGGGTTAG
- the ligA gene encoding NAD-dependent DNA ligase LigA: MAEKTEKDVANLTAEDAQAEFLALEENLRAADLAYHQADAPEISDAEYDSLKRRYRTLAEAFPELAETAAQLDAVGAPAASGFGKITHSVRMLSLGNAFEDEDVADFDRSIRKYLGLTPFDGLSFTAEPKIDGLSLSLRYEQGVLIQAATRGDGSIGENVTANAGTIADIPQQLDGAPEVLEVRGEVYMSHADFEALNARHEERGGKIFANPRNAAAGSLRQLDAEITRARPLRFFAYSWGELSEPLAETQMEAIARLHSLGFQTNPLTRLCVTLEEMISHYRSIEEQRATLGYDIDGVVYKVNDLALQGRLGFRSTTPRWAIAHKFPAELAWTRLEAIDIQVGRTGALSPVARLTPVTVGGVVVSNATLHNEDYILGRDSKGAEIRAGKDIRIGDWVQIYRAGDVIPKVADVDLAKRPADAAPYQFPQTCPECASPAVREEGDAVRRCSGGLICPAQAVEKLKHFVSRAAFDIEGLGAKQVEQFHADGWVKEPADIFDLQENYGSGLQQLKNREGWGEKSADNLFAAISEKRTIPMAKLIFALGIRHAGEVAGRDLALHYRDWHAMAEAVDAARPAALAHRAADEAEEAERLAASQEGRRARIKDARDAAIIACGVPAEAASAWADLIGVDGIGAVLGLSLSDAFANPEERAAFDRLVAKLTIVPPDAPAADSPVAGKTVVFTGTLEKMTRAEAKARAEALGAKVSGSVSKKTDILVAGPGAGSKAKKAADLGIRIMDEDSWLELIAEA; this comes from the coding sequence GTGGCAGAGAAAACAGAAAAAGACGTGGCAAACCTGACGGCTGAAGACGCGCAGGCTGAATTTCTGGCACTGGAAGAAAACCTTCGGGCGGCGGATCTGGCCTATCATCAGGCCGACGCGCCTGAGATCAGCGATGCCGAGTATGATTCGCTGAAACGTCGTTACCGGACCTTGGCAGAGGCCTTTCCTGAACTGGCTGAAACAGCGGCCCAGCTGGATGCTGTTGGCGCGCCCGCGGCATCTGGCTTTGGCAAGATCACCCATTCGGTGCGGATGCTGTCGCTGGGCAACGCGTTTGAGGATGAGGACGTTGCCGATTTCGACCGCAGCATCCGCAAATACCTGGGCCTCACGCCTTTTGATGGATTGTCTTTTACCGCCGAACCCAAGATCGACGGGCTATCGCTGTCATTGCGCTATGAACAGGGCGTTCTGATCCAGGCGGCAACGCGCGGCGATGGCAGCATTGGTGAAAATGTGACCGCCAACGCCGGAACCATTGCCGACATTCCCCAGCAGCTGGACGGCGCGCCGGAGGTGCTGGAAGTGCGCGGCGAAGTCTACATGAGTCACGCGGATTTCGAGGCGCTGAATGCCCGGCACGAAGAACGCGGCGGCAAGATTTTTGCCAATCCGCGCAACGCCGCCGCAGGGTCGCTGCGGCAGCTGGATGCGGAAATCACCCGGGCCAGGCCTTTGCGGTTCTTTGCCTACAGCTGGGGTGAGCTGAGTGAACCCCTGGCAGAAACGCAGATGGAGGCAATTGCGCGGCTGCACTCCCTGGGGTTTCAAACAAACCCGCTGACCCGGTTGTGCGTAACTCTTGAAGAGATGATCAGCCACTACCGCAGCATCGAAGAACAGCGCGCAACGCTTGGCTATGACATTGATGGCGTTGTGTATAAGGTCAATGATCTGGCGCTGCAGGGGCGGCTGGGCTTCCGCTCGACCACGCCCCGCTGGGCGATCGCGCACAAGTTTCCGGCAGAACTCGCTTGGACCCGGCTGGAGGCCATCGACATTCAAGTCGGCCGTACCGGCGCGCTGAGTCCGGTTGCCCGTCTAACCCCTGTGACCGTTGGCGGCGTGGTGGTGTCGAATGCGACGCTGCACAACGAGGACTACATCCTGGGCCGCGACTCTAAGGGCGCGGAGATCCGGGCGGGCAAAGACATCCGCATCGGTGATTGGGTGCAAATTTACCGGGCCGGCGATGTGATTCCGAAAGTGGCCGATGTGGATCTGGCCAAGCGGCCTGCGGATGCCGCACCCTATCAGTTCCCGCAGACTTGCCCGGAATGCGCCAGCCCGGCTGTGCGCGAGGAAGGCGACGCCGTGCGACGCTGTTCCGGCGGCCTAATCTGCCCGGCGCAGGCAGTGGAAAAGCTGAAGCATTTTGTGTCCCGCGCGGCCTTTGACATTGAGGGTCTGGGCGCCAAGCAGGTGGAGCAGTTTCATGCAGATGGGTGGGTGAAGGAACCCGCTGATATCTTTGATTTGCAAGAAAATTATGGATCCGGGCTCCAGCAGTTGAAGAACCGCGAAGGGTGGGGCGAAAAATCTGCGGATAACCTGTTTGCTGCGATTTCTGAAAAACGCACCATACCGATGGCCAAACTGATCTTTGCCCTGGGCATCCGCCACGCGGGCGAAGTTGCCGGCCGCGATCTGGCGTTGCATTACCGGGATTGGCACGCGATGGCGGAGGCGGTTGATGCCGCGCGACCCGCCGCGCTGGCGCACCGGGCAGCGGATGAGGCTGAGGAGGCCGAACGCCTGGCAGCCTCGCAGGAAGGCCGCCGTGCCCGCATCAAGGACGCCCGCGACGCGGCGATTATCGCTTGCGGTGTTCCAGCCGAAGCCGCCTCTGCTTGGGCGGACCTTATCGGTGTGGATGGGATTGGTGCAGTGCTGGGCCTGTCCCTGTCAGACGCCTTTGCCAACCCCGAAGAACGCGCGGCCTTTGACCGGCTAGTGGCCAAGCTGACCATTGTGCCGCCGGATGCACCGGCAGCAGACAGCCCGGTGGCGGGCAAGACCGTGGTCTTCACCGGCACGCTGGAAAAGATGACCCGCGCCGAAGCCAAGGCGCGGGCCGAAGCTTTGGGTGCCAAAGTGTCCGGCTCGGTGTCCAAAAAGACCGACATACTGGTGGCCGGACCGGGCGCGGGGTCCAAGGCCAAGAAGGCGGCTGATCTGGGCATCCGGATAATGGACGAAGATAGCTGGCTGGAGCTGATTGCAGAGGCATGA